From Bombina bombina isolate aBomBom1 chromosome 1, aBomBom1.pri, whole genome shotgun sequence:
cttagttacttctgctaagatcatagaaaacgcaggcagattcttcttctaaataatgcctgagagaaaaaacagcacactccggtgccatttaaaaataaacttttgattgaagaaataattaagtataaaaactccacactcctctcacaccttcctactatgttgagagttgcaagagaatgactggatatgacgtggaggggaggagctatatagcagctctgctttgggtgatcctcttgcaacttcctgttgggaagggaatatatcccataagtaatggatgatccgtggactgaatacacttaacaagagaaattaacattttattaccttatctcttctataacccactgggagtgtaatttattctacttgcTGTAGTAACACAgcttggccaaaaactttcaggattggtggggatagcacaggctaaatcacttatttcaaatgccaatataagggtaatggtaatacttgtaaacaatttaatacactccagcaggtaaagtagataattggggacaaattaaaggggagaaaatgttagcgtaaactgtccctttaaagggacattaaacaatttcagATGAGAATATAAAaagctaaattatatatatataaaaaaaaaacctctgcaatatactttatttatattgtccccttttcctgtaattccattttgaatgtgtgagcttttcagttcctgttagaaatggatgtgcagaacacttatattccacacactaaaatgttacacttattttgtcaatatttaaacagctaatgaaactttaaagaatacatctgcatgttattctgactaattttttctttgactgcatcattctatctagcaattatttagtgtttaatgtccctttaagtgtagaataaaaaaaataaataataagaatattacccttatatacaaatataacccaggcaaaacaaaattgattattttaTTCTGTCAGCTTTAACATGTATTTTGAAAAAATCAACAAAAGATAGATCACGGCATATTTTGGTCAGTATCTAGTAATCAACAAATAGAACCATGCTTAATAGTGTCAACAATATAAAAATACTCAAGGTATACAACATAAGATCAGATCATAAAATagctttatccagacattatacaAAAGGTATTTAATAGCTGACAATTAACTTGACCATAATGACAATTTCTTTACGTCTTTCCCTTTTACCCATGTGAGGAATTAaacatttaggggtcgatttaacaaaggtcaaatggcccctgatgcccgtttctgcgcaagccttcaggctcgccggaaacagcagttatgaagcagcggtctaaagaccactgctccataacttgtccgctgcctctgaggctgcggtattcaatccgcccgatcctatatgatcgggctgattgacaccccctacgaATCTGCAGAagacggcattgtacaagcagttctggtgaactgcttgtgcaatgataaatgccgagagcgtatgctgtctgcattcagcaatgtctgtcggacatgatacgctacagtgtatcatgtcggacagacattggtaaatctaccccttagaattAAATACTTAGCACTTGGAAACAAGTCTGTTACGATCATCCACATTGGCATAGGAAAACTTAGTAATGgcttcaatttacttatatgagcTACTACTGGCATTTCTAGACAGGATATTGACTTCATATTTTTTGATTAGAAAAAGGATTGTGGATGCTAATCATGTAAACGTTTCCCATAAGCCAATCTAAGAACATTATCCATAATAGGATACACATGGTCAATTGTCATACTCATGTCAATAGGTTCTACTTGACCTTGTTTTTGGTCTTTGGGAAAAAGCTTTTGCTGTAAAGAATCAAAAGACCCTCGTCCCGAGAAGCCAAGTTGTTTTTTAACTGGAAACCTGTCCACATTTACATTGTGTGCTAGAATTGCTAGCTTAGTTCTAGCCTCGAGTGATTTCAGTGTAAAGTGAGCACCTTTGGGTCTGTACTTTAACAACATGCTGTGGAAAAGATCAGTATCTCCGGCATTGCAAAATTCTGTTAGATGAGTTAAGTCCTGTTGAATCTGTTCATCATGAACAAATAGACTTAGTTCAGAAGTAGCCATAGTTCCCATCTTCAACCAAGGATGTTTTGTGTCCTCTTCTTTGTTTAAGTCATCATGAGGACATTTATGAACGGAAGTTCCTTTAACCCAGGAGTGTTGATTAGTCACATGGTACATTACAGAGTTCCATTTCTCCTGTAACAAATCAGCATCCCCTTTACATAATGCACTTGCAACCAATAAATGATTAATTATAGTTGGTATCCATGGTGCAATTGCAGTGCTGCATGGCTTATTGGCCAAAGAGATTAACTTTTTCTGTAGACTTTCTGTATACTGCCCAATTTCAAACTGGTGATTTATTTGCTTAAACTCTTCATCCatgatttttttaattcttgcttTATTTTTTGTGGCAATGATAAGAATTTCCAAACCTTCAGTTAGGACATTGTTTACACAACGCCTAAAAGCTTTAGATTCTAGAGTCGCCATTGATTTTTTTTCTGAAGCATGGACAGTATGGAAATCTATTATTTTTTTGGTACGTTCTTCTGTCAGTGTATATGTGCAACATTGAGTAGGAAAATCGGTTTGGTCATGCTGACCATCACCAGATAGACATAATGGTTTGCCCCGCAAAGAGTGTATTATCCCCTGCCGTTCTTTCTTCCAACGATGGTCAATGGCAggcaaaagaaattttttttgataGCTTCCATAAGTTTTAAGAGAAATGAAAGGAATGCACAAAAGTTTGAAAAACTCTTTAAGTTTGTTGTAAATATTCCCACTGAACAAGAGAGCAGCACATAATAACAGATTACCAATAGGCATATTGCCTATCACTGGCTGATTTTGCCAAAGCTTAGTATTATGACCATTAAGACAGTCGCCATAGACAATTAACATTgtcccaaaaatatatttttttgcccgGATTATTGGTGCAAAACATGTGCCATTGTAAGAACATTTCATTTTACATAACAAATCATCCAAATTTGATTCAAAGACTATAAACTTTCTTTCCTCAAAAGGATTCCCCCTTTGGTAACCACTGCTACAAGAATGACCACGTATGAAAGAGTCAGTCTCCTGTAGATAGGATGGGACATCATGCTGATAGTATACATTGTCTGATGGTTCAAGTGATACTGGTTGGGGATCTGAACAACTATAAACATTTTCCTCAAACACATTTGCACCTGTGTTTGGATCAGGTGAAATTGGTGATGTGTTGACATTTTTCTCAGGCACATTTGCACCAGTGTCTAGATCAGGTGAAATTGTTGATGATGTGTCGATGAGAGTTTGGTCTTggacattatcattatcagatatTACCATTGGTGAAGTTTTAGAATTAGACTGTTTAGATTGGACTGTAAAATTGCTTGAAGTTGACATATCAATTCCAACGGATGTACGTTCAGCCACAAAGTCCTCATATGAGCCTGTCCACGTGCCAACATCCTTGCAAGGAATTAAACGCTcagtggtagttttttttataaacctaaCAGCCGAAGTGTCTCTAGTTATATAAGTTCCATCTACTGTTATTTCAGCTATGCAGCTGTCAAACATTTTCTTAGCTGGCCGAGGCAGACCTCCTATCCCTTTTTCACTGTGCACTGGTAAAATATTAGCCGGCAAAACCTTCAATGTGCTGTCTAGATGTACTACACCCCTTTGTTGATGTGAAGTAGCCGGTGAAACCTTAAATGGGCGGGACTGTACCACTGTTCCAGTACCATGGAAGATAGAAGGAATAGCATCTTTTTTAAGGCGCTTGCTCACTCCTATAGTCTCATAGCAATCAGGAGTGAAATGTTTTGAACACATGCGAAGGTTACCACCCTTTTTCTTCTCTGAAAACTGCTCTACTATAAGATCTAGGTCTCCAGAGTACTGTCCAGTTTTTTCTAGCCACAGTTTTACTCTTTCAGGTGCTTTTGGAAATGTATGCATGGATATGTCTCCTAAGGGTCTTGTGCGAACCTGTTTAGTTTCACAAGCCTTTACAATACACCTCGGCATCTGTGGGggggagaaaaataaataagaaataattagATATTCATAGGAttgtttgtaagttatttacaGTTTTATGTTAAAGGTATAGAAAgattaaaattgaaatgtgcatgaatgcttttcagttttaaataagcatttttgcaatatacttccattagcagaaatgcttctggTAATATGCATtacggtttgtttttttttaatttattttttaaccaaaTCTTACAACCAAGATAAGCAAGTTACAAAACATAGCATATGTGCATCAGATTCTGTAATATCTAGCAATGGAATATCAACAAAGCATGTCTAATATGTTGTACTATCTCcattacaatttcacaaaaatgaAACACCCCATAACAATCCTAACAGCACATAAGTGTCTCAAATGAATTGACATTTCAAGGAGCAAGGTAATTAAATCAATGGCCTTTTTTATTTAATACCAAATCTCTATGGTATTTAACTGGAGGAGaaatcaaaagaagaaaaaaaaaaaaaaaagaaaatttatgcttacctgataaatttgtttctttttagacatgatgagtccacggatcatcatccttacttgtgggatacaataccaaagctagagtacactgatgataaggaagggacaagacagggaacctaaacggaaggcaccactgcttgaagaacctttctcccaaaagtagcctcggccaaggcaaaagtatcaaatttgtaaaatttagaaaaagtgtgaagagaagaccaagttgcagccttgcaaatctgttctacagaagcttcatttttgaatgcccatgaagaagcaacagccctagtggaatgagccgtaactcttttaggaggctgctgtccagcagtctcatatgcaaagcggatgatactcttcaaacaaaaagaaagagaggtagccgtagctttctgacccttacgttttccagagaaaattaaaaacagagaagaagactgacgaaagtctttagtagcttgtacgtaaaactttaaagcacggactatgtccaaattgtgcagaagacgttccttctgagaagaaggattaggacacaatgaaggaaccacaatctcctgattaatgttcctgtctgaaacaaccttaggaaggaaccatagtttagtacacaaaactaccttatccgaatggaaaataagataaggcaaatTGTATTGCAacaccgaaagctcagaaactcttcgagctgaagaaatagcaacaaataaaactttccaagataacaacttaatatctaaggcatgcataggctcaaacggagccccttgaagaactttaagaactaaattcagactccacggaggagtaactggcttgaacacaggcctgatcctaaccaaggcctgacaaaaagattgaacatctgggacatctgccagacgtttgtgtaacaaaatagataaggcagagatctgaccctttagggaacttgtcgataaacccttctccaaaccttcttggagaaaagaaaaattctgggaatcctaaatctactccatgagtagcccttggattcacaccaataaagatatttacaccatatcttatggtaaatctttctaattacaggtttacgcgcctgaattaaggtctctatgaccgaatcagaaaaaccccgcttggataggattaagcgttcaatctccgagcagtcagcttcagagaagctagatttgggtgaaggaagggtccttgaatgagaaggtccctcctcaatggaagcttccaaggtggcatggatgacatgtccaccagatcggcataccaaatcctgcaaggccacgcaggagcgatgaggatcactgatgccttctcctgtttgattcgagcaatgacctgaggaagaagagcaaacaggggAAATAGATATgataggctgaaggaccaaggaactgccaaagcatctatcagttccacctggggatccctggacccgtatctcgggagcttggcattctgaagagatgccatgagatctaactccggccgaccccatttgagaatcaggttggagaatatttcCAGATGGACTTCCCACtctcccgggtgaaaagtctgcctgctcagaaagtctgcctcccagttgtccacccctgggatgtggatcgctgactgattgatgtaagccactgtcgttatgttgtctgactggaatctgacgAACTGGgcggaagccaactgaggccaggccagaagagcattgaagattgctcttagcttcaggatgtttataggaagaagagactctgcctgagtccatactccctgaaccttttgagagccccaaactgctccccatcctaaaaggctggcgtccgttgtcacaatcacccatgaaggtctgcaaaagcatgtcccctgggatagatgatccagagacaaccaccattgaagagagtccctcgtctcctattccagggttattcgaggagacaaatctgcataatctccattccactgccttagcatgtttaactgcagaggtctgaggtgaaaccgagcaaacggtatgatgtccattgccgccaccatcaatccgattacctccatgcactgagccactgatggccgaggagtggactgaaaggCTCGACAGGTATCCAGAATttctgattttctgacctctgtcagaaaaattctcatggatatagaattgattagagttcccaagaaggtcacccttgtcttcgggattaaggaactcttttccagatttatcttccacccgtgagttcccAGGAAGGATagcatgtcggtatgggaccttgcttgctgacaagatgacgcctggattagaatatcgtccagataaggctccaccgcaatgccccgcggtcttagaaccgccagcagagaccccagaacctttgtgaaaattctgggtgccatggccagaccgaaagaaagtgttcgtccagaaaggaaaaccttaggaacttgtgatgatctctgtggataggaacatgcagatatgcatcctttaaatccactgtcgtcataaattgaccctccaggatcaaaggaagaatggaacacatagtctccatcttgaacgatggaaacctgagaaacttgtttagacccttgaggtctaggagaggtctgaaagttccctcctttttgggaactacaaacagatttgaataaaaaccctgcccttgttcctgtataggaacgggacaaattactcccatggaagagaggtctcttacacaatgtaagaacgcctctctttttatctggtctgcagataatcttgaaaaaagaaatcttcctcggggaggaaaatttctgaactccagtttgtatccctgagacactatttctatagcccaggaatcctgaatatcCCGCACCCAAGCTTGgatgaagaaagaaagtctgccccctaccagatccgctcccggatcggggcaaacccttcatgctgacatggAATCAGCAGCAggattcttggattgtttacccttgttccaagactggttgggtctcaaaGTAGACTGAGATTGTGAAtaatttccttcctgtttagaggaggaagagaaggaattgcccttgaaatttcgaaaggaacgaaaattaccgtACTTTGTCGTCCTTTCCGTTTGGTTCTTTTATCTTGAGGAagtagatgacccttgcctcccgtgatgttagagataatttccttcaagccaggtccaaacaaggtcttagacttagatgatacgtccgcagaccaaggtttcaaccataaggccctgcaggctaggatagaaaaacctgaactcttagctgccaatttagtaacttgcagagaagcatctgtaataaaagaattggctaatttcagagctttaatccgatcctggatttcctctaaagaagtctcagtcttaagagactcggcaagagcatcaaaccaataagctgccgcactggtgactgtagcaatgcacgcagccggctgcaatagcagaccctggtgaacatagatattttttaatagaccctccaacttcttgtccatggggtctttgaaagcacaactatcctcaataggaatagtagttcgtttggccaaggaggaaatagccccctccaccttaggaaccgattGCCAGGTTTCCATAATAGCATCCgctacaggaaacatcttcttaaaaacaggagactgAGAGAAAggaatgcctggtttctcccattccttagaaataatctctgaagttcttttaggaactggaaagacatctgagtaagagggaacttcaaaatatctatccaattTACACAACTTCTCAGGAGCAACTACTACTGAAGAGTCACAATCATCTAAAGTTAGCAGAACCTCCATGAGTAACAGattgaggtgttccagcttaaatctgaaagataccacctctGAATCTGATAGAGGTAAAGAGCTTTCAGAGTCAGAGATCTCACCTTCTGATAACATttccataccctccaactcagttccctgggagggtacctctgaAATTGCTACCATTGGATCAGAATCCTCACTGACCATATTGGTATCCTTTCTTTTACGCTTGCCTTGTAACATGGGGAAAGCAGATAATGCATCAGAAATCGTagaagacataagcgcagctatgtcctttaaagtaaccCCAGAGATAGCTGGAGCAGGAGttaaagtacagggcactgcttgagcgggcgtaaaTCCTGGGAcatttggggagaaagctgcggcatactctgagtcTCATCATGAGACTCCTGGGAAGCACCCGCCTTA
This genomic window contains:
- the LOC128646060 gene encoding uncharacterized protein LOC128646060, with protein sequence MPRCIVKACETKQVRTRPLGDISMHTFPKAPERVKLWLEKTGQYSGDLDLIVEQFSEKKKGGNLRMCSKHFTPDCYETIGVSKRLKKDAIPSIFHGTGTVVQSRPFKVSPATSHQQRGVVHLDSTLKVLPANILPVHSEKGIGGLPRPAKKMFDSCIAEITVDGTYITRDTSAVRFIKKTTTERLIPCKDVGTWTGSYEDFVAERTSVGIDMSTSSNFTVQSKQSNSKTSPMVISDNDNVQDQTLIDTSSTISPDLDTGANVPEKNVNTSPISPDPNTGANVFEENVYSCSDPQPVSLEPSDNVYYQHDVPSYLQETDSFIRGHSCSSGYQRGNPFEERKFIVFESNLDDLLCKMKCSYNGTCFAPIIRAKKYIFGTMLIVYGDCLNGHNTKLWQNQPVIGNMPIGNLLLCAALLFSGNIYNKLKEFFKLLCIPFISLKTYGSYQKKFLLPAIDHRWKKERQGIIHSLRGKPLCLSGDGQHDQTDFPTQCCTYTLTEERTKKIIDFHTVHASEKKSMATLESKAFRRCVNNVLTEGLEILIIATKNKARIKKIMDEEFKQINHQFEIGQYTESLQKKLISLANKPCSTAIAPWIPTIINHLLVASALCKGDADLLQEKWNSVMYHVTNQHSWVKGTSVHKCPHDDLNKEEDTKHPWLKMGTMATSELSLFVHDEQIQQDLTHLTEFCNAGDTDLFHSMLLKYRPKGAHFTLKSLEARTKLAILAHNVNVDRFPVKKQLGFSGRGSFDSLQQKLFPKDQKQGQVEPIDMSMTIDHVYPIMDNVLRLAYGKRLHD